The genomic interval AAGTCATAACTATGGTAAAATTGCAGGATTATTTCTTTTAGTCTTATGGGCGATTTTTGTGTTGATTTTTAATTTTTTTCCAGAAACAAATTTTAACTTACCACTAGACGATCTATTTAATTATAATCCATTCAATTTCAAATAAATCAACAAATAATATTCTAATTCTATATTTTGCAGTATAAGTCTTTTTTTTAATTATTAGAAATACTTCATAGTAGCTATAGTTGAAATTAGCTAGTTTTAAATCTTTTTACATCTGGGAGAATTTTTTAGTTATCTTTATATATCATGTTTTATAATGATGAATTGTAATTTATCATGGTCATAATATGGTCAAGATGAAACCCATGAATGGAATAAAGTAGACTAATTAAAGGGTTTGTCATTTAACCATGTTAACTGTTGATGATGTATCTGTATTAAAGATTAAGGGGCTAATTTACATGTTTATAACAAGAATATTCTACGGAATCGCCTATTTTATTGTATTAATATGGGAGATATTTAAGGCCACCATAGATGTTGCTATCAGAACTCTTAATGGCAAGGTAGATCCAGTGGTTGTGGAAATCCCCACGGTCCTGAAAAGGCCAATTTCCCAGACTATTCTGGCTAACAGTATAACCCTCACCCCTGGCACACTTTCCATAGATCTGGACTCTGAAAATCAGGTTTTAAGGGTTGCAATCATAACTCCACGTTCTAAAGAGGAAGTCATACCATTTGAACCATACATTAAAGGGATGTTAGAATGAATCTGTTTGTATTATCTCAATATGTATTAATGGCGGCTTTAGCCATATTCGCCGTGGCCACCATCAGAATTGCCACCCGTAAGACAATCGCCATGGGATTGGTTGGACTTTCTGGGTTTACCATTGCTGTGGCCACCTTCCTGATACTGTTAAATAACCTTTATGGCATTGCCTTTTGTCGAGATATAGCAATTGCACTACTAATTATGGATATGGTGGGAACCATAGCTTTCGCCCGAGTTCTAAGGGGGTATGCACGTGGATGATATAATTACCATTATCAAATCAATCATACTGCTGGTCGCAGCTGTTTTAGTAATTTTAACCGCTATTGGAATAATAAGGTACAAGGATGATATGGAAAGAGTGTTATACGCCAGAATACACATTTTGGGTGTTATAGATATTGCTTGCATTGTTTCCTTACTTGTACTGGGAGAACCCCTATTGGCTGGTGTTTACTTTATATTAACCCCCTTTGCATCCCACGCCATAGCAAATGGGTACTATTATGGGGAGGATAAAGATGATTGAATATTTATTCATGCTAACTGCAGTTCTAGGAGCTATCCTTGCTTTGATGCAAAGGGATCTACTCAAATCTGCTATCTTGGTGGGTATCAGTGGAGCTTCCATTGCCATTTTATACCAGTATCTGCTGGCACCTGATGTGGCACTTACCCAAGCCATTGTGGGAGCAGCTATTTTACCAGTTTTCTTTGCACTGGCAGTTTACAAAACACGCAGGATGGAGGAATAAGATGGTCATTGACGTACAAATTGCATCATTATTTACCGCAGTGTCCCTGATTATCATCGGTATTTTTGCCGCAGCATTCCTGGACAATATCATCAAAAAAATAATTGGTCTAGCTTTCATTGGAGATGGGGTTAACCTATTCTTGATTGCCATAGGTTACAAACCCGGTGGAATCGTATACATATACCTACCAGGCATGGCAGCAGAATGGTTCTCACAAAACGCAGCTTATCCCCTTCCCTTTGCCATGGTTTTAACCAGCATTGTCATCGGAGCCAGTACCATGGCGGTGATGCTGGGAATCATCATTGTACTCTACAAAAAGCGCGGATCCTTAAGCGCGAAGGAGATTCTGGGAGAGTAATCAAATGTCACTTTACAATTTCAATGAAATCAATAATATGCCTTGCAATGCAACCGGGGGGATATTATGAACATCCTTATACCCCTGATGGTTATTGTTCCCATACTATGTGCCCTGTTTTTAAACCTTTTACATAAAAAGGATCGCACAGTAAAGACTATAGCCATCATTTTAGCCTTAATATTACCTTCATTACCAATTATAGCCAATTATGGTTTTCATTACTTTGGTGGATACGCACCTCTCATTGAAAATCCATCCTTATCCAGTAACCTACCCTCAATCATCACCGGAACTGTTTTAAACACTTTCCACCCTGCCATCACCTATTCCTTCCAGAGTGCACAGAAAATATTCGTATTCATACTGGGATTGGTGGGACTTCTGGCTGTATTCACATCTCTATTTGAAACCCGCCGACCATCTGGAGTTTATGGATACATGATGTTCATGGGAATCGCCGCAGTAACTGCTGTACTTTTAACCGATGACATATTCAATCTCTATGTCTTCTTTGAAATCGCAGCCTTGGCCACGGTGGGAATAGTATTGGTATCCAATATAAAGGGCAACTATGAAACTGCCCTTAAATACATGATACTGGGAGGCATAGCCGCACCATTACTACTACTGGGAATAGCACTGCTTCTGGGAGTAACTGGGAATGTAAACATAACAGATATCATATATTCAATGAAAAACGGGCTGGTAAATCCGCAGAACCCGGTTTTATTAATGGCCTGTGGTTTAATAGTATTCGGATGGTTATACGGTTCGGGTCTTCCCCCATTCCACACCATCAAATCAGCTATTTACAGCAAAGCACTCCCCAGTGGAGCAGCACTCATCCAAGCCTTCTCTGTATTCACCTTCATTGCCCTGGGAATCATAATCCTGAGGATATTCTCCTACCTACCATTCTCCCAATGGGTTATACTGGGAGCATCCCTTCTGGCCATGATACTGGGAATCACCATGGCCCTGGTCCAGACAGACATCAAAAGGATGATAGGCTTCCTGGCAGTAGGAGAACTAGGATACATAGGCTTGGGCCTGGGCCTGGGCACTGCAATGGGAATAACCGCCGGACTCTTCCAGGCAGTTAACGAAGCAATAATCACGGCTTTCCTATTCATAGGTTTCGGCACAGTATTGTATCAGACCAGAGTGAGTGACACCCGTAAACTGGGTGGAATGATGGTTAGAAATCCACTGGTGGCTCTTCTGGTATTACTGGCAGGATTTGCCATGGCAGGAGTGCCTCCCCTTAACGCATTCCAGAGTAAACTAATGCTAATCCATGCATCCATCAATACAGGTCTTCCTGAGTTAGCAGTGATAATGATTCTCTTAAGCATCGTTACCTTCATGACCTTTATGAAAGCATTCCACGCAGTTTTCCTACGTCCGGAACCTGCAGATCTGGAAATAAAAAGTGAAAACATACCTAAAGCTACCATAATAGCCATGCTGGTGTTCCTGGTGGTCTGTATCCTGTTTGGTCTGTTCCCACAAGTGGTAACCAGCTACCTACAACCACTGGCAACCGGATTAGCAGGGGGTGTAGTATGAACCTCTATGACTTGATAGTGAATAAAATCAAATCTATCCAGGGAAAAGACGATGAATCCCCGGTAACTAACATATCCACATCGTCCATGCTCACAGCAGAGATAACCCTGATTTCATGTGTCCTGGTGGCACTGGTCATGCTCCGTCATGTTAGTAGGATCCTCATGATAGTCGCAGTCCTGGTGGTTCTATTCGCAGCTTTAACAGCCATGCCCCTCATGCCGCGCTTTAAAAAAGAACAAAACGATTCACTGGTAGCTATGATGTTTTATGTCATACTGGCATTGGCAATAGTAATTACCCTATTTTACTGGGGGAATTTAAATGTCTAATGGAACAAGAAATCTTATAATGGGATTTTCTCTCTTCGTATTTGCAGTGACAATCTTCCAATCCACATACCAATTCAAACAGATGATATATCCAGGTATAAGTTATATCTACAACTACGTAGGTCCTAAAATAGCCCCTAATATGGTAACCATAGTGGTATTCGATTGGAGGGGCTATGATACTCTGGGTGAGGCCCTGATCCTGGTCACTGCAGTTGTTGCAGTTCTACTGGTATTTGGACGGGGAAGAGTCCAACTGGGAGGTAAATAACATGAGCACCATACTCAAAATATTCGTATTCCCCGCAGCCATGATCATCATGTGCCTGGGTATCCTTACTATACTGGGTGGACACATCACCCCTGGAGGAGGATTCCAGGGTGGGGCAATGATTGCAGCCGCATTAATATTCTGCCTTATAGTTTACGGACTTAAAGACAGTCCATTACATCTATCCCACGATTTCCTGGCTGGAGTAGAAAGTGTCGGTGCTTTACTATTTGTTTTCCTGGGAATAGCTGGATTGGTATTCTCTGGATACTACTTGTACAACCTGGGTGTGGATATATACCACCTAGTCCCGGTGGCAATAAAAAACATATTCGACTATCCCGACCCCACTCATGCGGGAATTTTACCCTATCTAAATTTTGCAGTGGGATTAAAGGTTATGGTAGGTTTAAGTGCAGTAGTAATAGCATTCATGGGATTTAAAGAGTATAAAGATGAATCCGATGGAAAACTTCCTGAAGAGGAGGTTGAATAATGATAACCTTATATTTAGGCCCCCTTGTCTTGGGATTAATACTGGGATTGGTACTGGGAAGCCGAATCAGAGATGTTCCTGAAAGTGGATTAAAATTCGGTGCATCTGTATACCTTTTGTTCATCATAGTTGCCTTTATAATGGCTTACCAACTGGGTCCTTTTCCCTACTACAATGACACCCCCTTTGCCAGTGGTTTTATTGCCGCAGCAGTGGGTATTATTCTCGGTAAACTAATATTTGGAAGGGGAAACAAACCTCAAAAAATGGAGGAATGAAACTAAAATTAATAATCACTACCTAAATGGATCACAATACGTTTGACTTAACAATTTAATCCAAAATTTAATCCAGAGATGACTTAAAAACTCAAAATCAACTTGGAAGGTATAACTCATGTTTCTAACAACAAACAAATGCAAAGGCATTGGAGAATGCATCCAAGAATGCCCTACAGGGGCTATTCGCCTTATAGATGGCAAAGCCTTCAGTTGCATAACATGTGGTGCTTGCATGGAAGCATGCCCCAACCGGGCCATATTCCGCAACAAATACGGGGGGTTCGTGGTAGACCGGGCTAAATGTAATGCATGTGGAGTTTGCGAGCTCACATGTCCCGTTAATAACATCACCATAGAGGAGGGTGTTGTTAAAGGCATATGCTCCAGATGTGGTATTTGCGTTCCAGCATGCCCGGAAAAGGCCAGAATCGACGCTTATGATGTTATTGAAGACAGACAGCTTAAATTCCTGGAATCCCTCAATCTCACAGTTCAACCTCCCATGAGGTCAAAAAAGGAGGAAGAAATTGTAGAAAGAACCAGCCTGGTCACTGATAACCAAAAATGTACCCTTTGCCGACGATGTGAATATTACTGTCCCACAGAAGCCATAATGGTGGATGTTAAACCCCAGGGTAAATGCACAGAATGCAGGGTATGTGAGGATGCGTGCCCAGTGGGGGCCATAGAAAACTGCACCATAGATCCAGAAAAATGTACCCTTTGCCTCAAATGCCTGGAAGAATGTCCCAACCAGGCCATTTACGTGGATGACTTCCAGGTTAAGATCCGTAAACTGGAAGAAGATGAAAAAATCCAAGGAAAAATCATATCCTGTCTGAACTGTGGCTTGTGTGCCGATGCATGTGAAGGCGGAGCACTTAAAATGATCAACGGCCACCTGCGCTATGATCCCACCCTATGTGAAGGATGTAAAACTACAGCATGTATAGATGCCTGTCCAGTGGGAACCCTCCGACTTTCAGAAGACACTGAAAGGAAAATTAAAGGATTCTGTGTTTCATGTGGTAGATGCGTTAAAGCCTGTGATGTTAATGAAGCTCGCAGCTTCCGAAATGTGACCTGGGATGGATCAGTCACAGAAGACTGTATCTCATGTGGAATATGCTCAGAAATATGTCCCAAAGAGGCAATCACCTTACGCAGGGGAACCATAGAAGTGGACACCAATAAATGTGTTTTATGCGAAAAATGTGCCATCCACTGCCCTGTAGATGCAATACCTACCACCACCATGCGTAAAAAAACCATCAAGGAAGGATTCGCCTTTGTGATGGAAAAAATGTGCATGAACTGTAAATTATGCACAAAGATTTGTCCTGAGGAAGCCATTAAAGAGGATGAAAATGGTAAAATAGTGGTGGATGATTCCAAATGCATATACTGTGGAGGCTGCAAGAATGCATGCCCAGCCAGGGCCATACTGTTTGAAAGGGAATTCGAGGTGGAACCATGACCAACATACTCCTCATATTCTTGGAAGGTGCATTCACCAACCTCAAAAGAATCTTATTTGCCAGCGACCGGGTTACAGACATGGAAGTACGAAGCATGATCCTGGAGGGCCGGGTTACACCCACACCCAAGGTTGCTGAAGTTTCTTGCATTGGATGCGGAGGTTGCAGTAATGCCTGCCCCACGGGAGCCATAGAAATGGTGGATCTGGATGAACCAGAGGAACTTCTGGAAGGACTAACCAAAACCCAACTACCAGTTCTCAACAGTGAAAAATGCGTCAATTGTTACTACTGCCACGACTTCTGCCCATTATACGCATTATTCGGAGAAGCAGGAACCATACATCCCAATGATGTGGGTGAAGTGGAATCAGATATATCTGAACTTCTGGAAAAACCTGTAAAAATATCAGAAGATAAAATAGCATTTATATCCCAGTTTTTAGCTGATAATACTATCATAAGAAAGCGAAGAGAATAAAATGCCACATCAAAAATATGTTAATATAATAAAATTTACAACCAAATCCTTTGAACTTAATCAAAAGTATATAATAACAAAAAAATCTTTAAGAGGAATCATATGAGCCTGAAATCATATTCACGGGGCCGAGCAGTACATGTGATGTTAGTGTACACTGGCGGATGCAATGGCTGTGACATAGAGATAGTAAACTGCATATTATCCCCCAAATTTGATGCAGAGCAATACAAGGTATTTCTAACCTGGAACCCCCGGGAAGCTGATGTTCTGGTAGTAACTGGACCAGTCACTAAACACAATGAACAGCCCCTAAGGGAAATATATAAAGCTATACCTGAACCTAAAGCCGTGGTTGCAGCTGGTGCCTGTGCATTAATGGGTGGAGTTTATAAAAACTGTCATGGTGACATACCCTCCGAAGAAATAGCCGGACCAGTGGATCAGATCATACCAGTGGATGCCAAGGTCCCAGGGTGTGCTGTACGACCACAGGACATAGTAGCTGGGCTGGTATCTGCATTACCCCTACTGTTAAATGCTGAATAGAACATTATGGATTATAAAACCTAAAACCAAACCTAAAACCTTAAATTCAATTAATTGATAAAAAAGAGGCAAATTAACGAGCAAGTCACATAAAGCTCAATAAGATTATGAAGGTGTAATATAATGGACGATAACCAAAAAAACCGGACGGTTATAGAGGCAGAAGTTCCAATGGGAACTGTACATCCAGCTGCCCTTGAACCATACCGGCTAAGACTATTTGTAGAGGATGAAATCGTCCGCGATGCGGAGATGACTGTAGGCGTAAACCACAGGGGAGTGGAGCGAATCATGGAAGGTTTGCCTGTGGAGAAAGCTAACAGTCTGACTGAAAAGATCTGTGGAATCTGTTCAAACAGTCACATCTGGAACTCCTGCCGGGTAGCAGAAAAAGCCCTGGAAATAGAGGTGCCAGAAAGGGCAATATACATCAGGGTTATAATGGAAGAATTAGAACGACTTCACAGCCACTTACTCTACTTGGCCCATGGAAGCGAAGTACTGGGTCATGAAACATTTTCAATGCGTCTTTTCTATATCAGGGAGACTGTGATGGACTTACTGGGAA from Methanobacteriaceae archaeon carries:
- a CDS encoding 4Fe-4S binding protein, which encodes MFLTTNKCKGIGECIQECPTGAIRLIDGKAFSCITCGACMEACPNRAIFRNKYGGFVVDRAKCNACGVCELTCPVNNITIEEGVVKGICSRCGICVPACPEKARIDAYDVIEDRQLKFLESLNLTVQPPMRSKKEEEIVERTSLVTDNQKCTLCRRCEYYCPTEAIMVDVKPQGKCTECRVCEDACPVGAIENCTIDPEKCTLCLKCLEECPNQAIYVDDFQVKIRKLEEDEKIQGKIISCLNCGLCADACEGGALKMINGHLRYDPTLCEGCKTTACIDACPVGTLRLSEDTERKIKGFCVSCGRCVKACDVNEARSFRNVTWDGSVTEDCISCGICSEICPKEAITLRRGTIEVDTNKCVLCEKCAIHCPVDAIPTTTMRKKTIKEGFAFVMEKMCMNCKLCTKICPEEAIKEDENGKIVVDDSKCIYCGGCKNACPARAILFEREFEVEP
- a CDS encoding energy-converting hydrogenase B subunit J; translation: MTLYLGPLVLGLILGLVLGSRIRDVPESGLKFGASVYLLFIIVAFIMAYQLGPFPYYNDTPFASGFIAAAVGIILGKLIFGRGNKPQKMEE
- a CDS encoding DUF4040 domain-containing protein → MIEYLFMLTAVLGAILALMQRDLLKSAILVGISGASIAILYQYLLAPDVALTQAIVGAAILPVFFALAVYKTRRMEE
- a CDS encoding cation:proton antiporter (subunit B of antiporter complex involved in resistance to high concentrations of Na+, K+, Li+ and/or alkali); this translates as MSTILKIFVFPAAMIIMCLGILTILGGHITPGGGFQGGAMIAAALIFCLIVYGLKDSPLHLSHDFLAGVESVGALLFVFLGIAGLVFSGYYLYNLGVDIYHLVPVAIKNIFDYPDPTHAGILPYLNFAVGLKVMVGLSAVVIAFMGFKEYKDESDGKLPEEEVE
- the ehbF gene encoding energy conserving hydrogenase EhbF, whose protein sequence is MNILIPLMVIVPILCALFLNLLHKKDRTVKTIAIILALILPSLPIIANYGFHYFGGYAPLIENPSLSSNLPSIITGTVLNTFHPAITYSFQSAQKIFVFILGLVGLLAVFTSLFETRRPSGVYGYMMFMGIAAVTAVLLTDDIFNLYVFFEIAALATVGIVLVSNIKGNYETALKYMILGGIAAPLLLLGIALLLGVTGNVNITDIIYSMKNGLVNPQNPVLLMACGLIVFGWLYGSGLPPFHTIKSAIYSKALPSGAALIQAFSVFTFIALGIIILRIFSYLPFSQWVILGASLLAMILGITMALVQTDIKRMIGFLAVGELGYIGLGLGLGTAMGITAGLFQAVNEAIITAFLFIGFGTVLYQTRVSDTRKLGGMMVRNPLVALLVLLAGFAMAGVPPLNAFQSKLMLIHASINTGLPELAVIMILLSIVTFMTFMKAFHAVFLRPEPADLEIKSENIPKATIIAMLVFLVVCILFGLFPQVVTSYLQPLATGLAGGVV
- a CDS encoding cation:proton antiporter (subunit G of antiporter complex involved in resistance to high concentrations of Na+, K+, Li+ and/or alkali) gives rise to the protein MDDIITIIKSIILLVAAVLVILTAIGIIRYKDDMERVLYARIHILGVIDIACIVSLLVLGEPLLAGVYFILTPFASHAIANGYYYGEDKDD
- a CDS encoding EhbH, which translates into the protein MSNGTRNLIMGFSLFVFAVTIFQSTYQFKQMIYPGISYIYNYVGPKIAPNMVTIVVFDWRGYDTLGEALILVTAVVAVLLVFGRGRVQLGGK
- a CDS encoding cation:proton antiporter subunit C, translated to MVIDVQIASLFTAVSLIIIGIFAAAFLDNIIKKIIGLAFIGDGVNLFLIAIGYKPGGIVYIYLPGMAAEWFSQNAAYPLPFAMVLTSIVIGASTMAVMLGIIIVLYKKRGSLSAKEILGE
- a CDS encoding monovalent cation/H+ antiporter subunit E, translated to MFITRIFYGIAYFIVLIWEIFKATIDVAIRTLNGKVDPVVVEIPTVLKRPISQTILANSITLTPGTLSIDLDSENQVLRVAIITPRSKEEVIPFEPYIKGMLE
- a CDS encoding 4Fe-4S binding protein, with the protein product MTNILLIFLEGAFTNLKRILFASDRVTDMEVRSMILEGRVTPTPKVAEVSCIGCGGCSNACPTGAIEMVDLDEPEELLEGLTKTQLPVLNSEKCVNCYYCHDFCPLYALFGEAGTIHPNDVGEVESDISELLEKPVKISEDKIAFISQFLADNTIIRKRRE
- a CDS encoding energy-converting hydrogenase B subunit G, EhbG yields the protein MNLYDLIVNKIKSIQGKDDESPVTNISTSSMLTAEITLISCVLVALVMLRHVSRILMIVAVLVVLFAALTAMPLMPRFKKEQNDSLVAMMFYVILALAIVITLFYWGNLNV
- a CDS encoding NADH-quinone oxidoreductase subunit B family protein → MSLKSYSRGRAVHVMLVYTGGCNGCDIEIVNCILSPKFDAEQYKVFLTWNPREADVLVVTGPVTKHNEQPLREIYKAIPEPKAVVAAGACALMGGVYKNCHGDIPSEEIAGPVDQIIPVDAKVPGCAVRPQDIVAGLVSALPLLLNAE